In one Brassica oleracea var. oleracea cultivar TO1000 chromosome C9, BOL, whole genome shotgun sequence genomic region, the following are encoded:
- the LOC106316656 gene encoding GDSL esterase/lipase At5g08460-like has protein sequence MSIKLLVLVFSALIISTRPKLIADHHLSSRISPFPSQSSPIPPLKAQSPVIQSSFPRVPALFVFGDSSVDCGTNNFLGTLARADRLPYGKDFDTHQPTGRFSNGRIPVDFLANRLGLPFVPSYLGQSGTVKDMFQGVNYASAGAGIILSSGSELGQRVSFAMQVEQFVDTFQQMILSIGEEASDRLVSNSVFYISIGVNDYIHFYIRNISSVQSLYSPWLFNQFLASNMRQELKTLYNVKVRRMVVMGLPPIGCAPYYLWKYRSKNGECAEDVNSMIMESNFVMRYTVEQLNRELPGASVIYCDVFQSAMDILKNHQLYGFNETTEACCGLGRYKGWLPCIAPEMACSDAAGHLWWDQFHPTDAVNAILADNVWNGRHVDMCYPTNLEAMLHA, from the exons ATGTCGATCAAACTCCTCGTTCTTGTTTTCTCTGCTCTGATAATCTCCACAAGACCCAAATTGATCGCCGATCATCACTTATCTTCAAGAATCTCCCCGTTTCCTTCACAATCTTCTCCGATTCCGCCGCTCAAGGCCCAGTCTCCGGTGATCCAGTCGTCTTTCCCTCGTGTACCGGCGTTGTTCGTGTTCGGAGATTCCTCTGTAGATTGTGGAACCAATAACTTTCTCGGGACCTTGGCGAGAGCAGATCGTCTTCCGTACGGTAAGGATTTCGATACGCATCAGCCAACGGGAAGGTTCAGCAACGGAAGGATCCCCGTTGATTTTCTAG CTAATCGTCTAGGCTTACCATTCGTTCCTAGCTATCTTGGTCAATCTGGGACTGTGAAGGACATGTTTCAAGGCGTGAACTATGCATCAGCCGGTGCAGGGATCATCTTGTCTAGTGGATCCGAATTA GGCCAGCGGGTTTCGTTTGCAATGCAGGTTGAGCAGTTTGTGGATACGTTCCAGCAGATGATACTGAGCATTGGGGAGGAAGCTTCAGATCGTCTGGTCTCCAACTCGGTCTTCTACATATCGATTGGAGTGAATGATTACATACATTTCTACATCAGAAACATCTCCAGTGTTCAGAGTCTCTATTCTCCATGGCTTTTTAATCAGTTCTTGGCTTCCAATATGAGACAGGAACTCAAG ACCTTGTACAATGTCAAAGTGAGGAGGATGGTGGTGATGGGGTTGCCACCCATTGGCTGTGCACCGTACTACCTCTGGAAATACAGGAGCAAGAACGGAGAATGTGCTGAAGACGTGAACAGTATGATCATGGAATCCAACTTCGTCATGAGGTACACTGTAGAGCAGCTTAACCGTGAGCTTCCAGGCGCATCCGTTATATACTGCGATGTCTTCCAAAGCGCAATGGACATCCTCAAGAACCACCAGCTCTACG GTTTTAATGAGACGACGGAGGCGTGTTGTGGGCTAGGGAGGTACAAGGGATGGCTTCCGTGCATCGCACCGGAGATGGCTTGCTCTGACGCCGCCGGACATCTTTGGTGGGACCAGTTTCATCCTACAGACGCCGTGAACGCAATCCTCGCCGACAATGTATGGAATGGTCGCCATGTGGACATGTGTTACCCAACTAACCTAGAGGCGATGCTTCATGCTTAA
- the LOC106313289 gene encoding GDSL esterase/lipase At4g10955, whose product MICERDDFSLTGPLHLTSVDWANEHHRRSVAASLVQGIYVAERDRQLQREGPELALSPLWSEFFHFRLIRKLVDDADLSIFGGIYEYKPPQPSSGTVKSQELSPRFVIAFRGTVNKADSISRDIELDIHIIKNGLHTTTRFEIAMQAVRNMVASVGCSNVWLAGHSLGASMALLTGKTVARTGVLPECFAFNPPFLSPPIERIKDKRIKHGIRIAGSVITAGLALAKKATQQVSQNHRALPAPPDQFAALSDWFPRLYVNPGDHLCSEFIGYFEHRNKMEEIGAGFVERLATQHSLGGLVMDVVSGGKNTEAPVHLIPTAVLTVNMSSSRDFKEAHGIHQWWREDKIFDTKIYQYK is encoded by the exons ATGATTTGCGAGAGAGATGATTTCAGCCTCACTGGCCCATTACACTTAACATCTGTAGATTG GGCTAATGAACATCACAGGCGATCCGTAGCTGCCTCCTTGGTCCAAGGAATCTATGTAGCTGAGCGTGACCGTCAGCTACAAAGGGAAGGTCCCGAGCTAGCTCTATCTCCTCTATGGTCTGAGTTTTTCCATTTCCGCCTCATTCGCAAGCTTGTAGACGACGCTGACTTGTCCATATTCGGAGGAATCTACGAGTACAAACCGCCTCAACCGTCTTCTGGTACTGTCAAGTCCCAAGAACTGAGTCCGCGTTTCGTGATTGCCTTCAGAGGAACCGTTAACAAAGCGGATTCTATCTCCCGCGACATCGAGTTAGACATCCACATCATTAAAAACGGGCTGCACACTACGACACGGTTTGAGATAGCTATGCAAGCTGTGAGAAACATGGTGGCTTCGGTTGGTTGTTCGAATGTCTGGCTTGCTGGTCATTCTCTTGGTGCTTCCATGGCCTTGCTTACCGGGAAAACAGTCGCTAGAACTGGAGTTCTCCCCGAGTGTTTTGCCTTTAACCCCCCTTTCTTGTCTCCTCCAATCGAAAGAATCAAAGATAAGAGGATCAAACACGGGATACGTATCGCAG GCAGTGTGATCACAGCTGGACTTGCTCTAGCCAAAAAAGCCACCCAGCAAGTCAGCCAAAACCACCGTGCATTACCAGCACCACCCGACCAGTTTGCCGCCTTGTCCGACTGGTTTCCACGGCTTTACGTCAATCCCGGGGACCACTTGTGCTCGGAGTTTATCGGTTACTTCGAGCACCGAAACAAGATGGAGGAAATAGGAGCCGGTTTTGTAGAGAGGTTAGCAACGCAGCACTCGTTGGGCGGTTTGGTGATGGATGTCGTGAGCGGAGGAAAGAACACAGAAGCACCTGTTCATCTGATTCCGACTGCGGTTTTAACGGTTAACATGAGCTCGTCAAGAGATTTTAAAGAAGCTCATGGGATTCACCAGTGGTGGAGGGAGGACAAGATATTCGACACCAAAATCTACCAGTACAAGTGA